Proteins encoded by one window of Streptomyces sp. ALI-76-A:
- a CDS encoding DUF308 domain-containing protein, producing MLVGVCLAINGVFQLIAAFGTRRTNAPRVLVLVLVSETVSLLRGLFPPSPTGRCPRILSGIVTFAGCVVLIEAPFESVAVLTLAGGGRLVVGGAAETATALRVRGRARQVPHPV from the coding sequence GTGCTCGTCGGCGTCTGCCTCGCGATCAACGGTGTCTTCCAGCTCATCGCCGCCTTCGGCACCCGCCGGACCAACGCGCCGCGCGTCCTCGTCCTCGTCCTCGTCAGCGAAACCGTGTCCCTCCTGCGGGGCCTGTTCCCGCCCTCTCCGACCGGTCGGTGCCCGCGGATCCTCTCCGGGATCGTCACCTTCGCCGGCTGCGTCGTGCTCATCGAGGCGCCCTTCGAGTCGGTCGCCGTCCTCACCCTGGCGGGCGGCGGCCGGCTGGTCGTCGGCGGCGCGGCCGAGACCGCCACCGCGCTCCGTGTCCGGGGCCGGGCCCGGCAGGTCCCGCACCCGGTGTGA
- a CDS encoding helicase HerA-like domain-containing protein → MAAECQAEKDVAKRSETGTWVGVFFVTRAPKDLSSEVRGRLGSRVQHTLRNVAPTAGRPRGPRCGASPIRRTTWSSASVLVPRSVGGTAHRARDGGRVHRPLRRVPRRRSPRFGCGPRSPCRARPGRRSWTVRSPRRRSTRVVHRLWTGSRRTRG, encoded by the coding sequence ATGGCGGCGGAGTGCCAGGCCGAAAAAGACGTCGCAAAGCGGAGCGAAACGGGAACATGGGTCGGCGTCTTCTTCGTGACGCGGGCACCGAAGGACCTGTCGTCCGAGGTCCGCGGCCGGCTCGGCAGCCGGGTCCAGCACACGCTGCGCAACGTCGCCCCGACGGCCGGCAGGCCCCGCGGACCACGGTGCGGAGCTTCCCCCATTCGGCGTACGACCTGGTCCTCGGCGTCGGTCCTGGTCCCGCGATCGGTCGGAGGAACCGCTCACCGGGCTCGGGACGGGGGCCGGGTTCACCGTCCGCTGCGAAGGGTGCCCCGACGCCGGTCGCCGCGATTTGGCTGCGGGCCCCGGAGTCCCTGCCGGGCCCGGCCGGGCCGGAGGTCCTGGACCGTGCGGTCGCCGCGTCGCCGCTCCACGCGCGTTGTGCACAGGCTGTGGACCGGGAGCCGACGTACGAGGGGGTGA